The nucleotide window CAGGTTTCTGAAGCGTTGAACGGTTATGTAAGTGAGAACAAACTTAGATTGGTAGGTCAGCCAGTTCCTCAACCAGTAAACGATTTCGATCACAATGCAGAATCTTTATCTGTAGCTTTCGAAGTTGGATACGAGCCGGAATTCTCTGTTGATCTTGCTAAATATGAAGCGCCTCATTACAAAGTAGAAGCTTCTGACAAAGAAATCTCTACAAGTGTAGAAAATATGCAAAAGCGTTTTGCAGAGAGAGTTCCGGAAGAAAAAATCGGAAAGGATTCTTACGTCGCTTTAGAAGTTTCTCAAGTTGTAGAAGAAGGTGCAGAAGGCGAGCACAACCACGCTCCAAAAAACGTAACGATTTCTAAAGATCAGAAAGAAGCTTACGATTTGGTGAAAAAATTGAAAAAAGACGAATCTGTAAAAGTTTCTAAAGAAGATCTTGCTTCTAAAGAAGAATTGGCAAAACAACTAGGTTTTTCTAAAGAAGAAGCAGAACACCTTCACCACAACGAGGTAGAAGTAACTGTAAAAGATATCTACGGATTGAATTTGGCAGAACTTGACCAAGAATTGTTCGACAAAGTTTATGGTAAAGACGTGATCACGACTGAAGAAGAATTGAAAGCAAGAGTGAAAACTGAATTGGACGAATACTTCCAGCAAAATGCTGATGTTCATTTCGTAAATAAGATCCTTCAGCAAGTTAATGAGAAAGAAGAGATCAAATTACCTGAGGCATTCTTGATCAAATGGTTGTTGTTCTCTAACCAAAACATCACTTCTGAGGAGCAGGCAAAAGAAATCCTTGAAAACGAGAAAAACATTATCAAAGGTCAGATCCTAGAAGGAAAATTGATGAACGATAATGATATCCAGTTGGATTATGCTGAGGTTCTAGGACAAGCTGAGCAGTTGGTAAGAAACCAATTGGCAATCTACGGAATCCACCACTTGGGTGACGATGAGGTTCAGAGATATGCAGCAGAAATGTTGAAAGACGAAAACCAAGTAAGACAGATCTCTTCTGAAGTTGCTATGGCAAAATTGAAAGATGTGATCTTGGAAAAATCTAAGAAAACAGAAACTGTGATCTCTCACGACGAGTTTCTTGAAGAATTGAAGAAATAATTTTCCTCGAAAATATATTGAAAAACGCTCCAAATATTTGGAGCGTTTTTTATTTTCTATAATTCAAAAGTTCGACGTAAGGATCTCCGCTTAACCCTAACAATTTGGCGAATGCAGGTTCGGTTTTCAAACCAAGTCCTTTTAGTTCAATGATTTTCCTTCGAAATTCGTGACCTTCTTTTTCCAAAATGTCAAACTCCTTCTTCATATGCAAATAAGAATTTTGAAGATGAGTCGGTTGGTTTTGGGCAAATAGCTCCACAGGAAATTCTTCCAGTTGGAATTTGCAGATCAGAGATTCTATTTCATTGATTTCAATCAAATTAATGCTGAATTGCTCTTGGTTCTGAAATTCAATGGTCAATAATGTCTTTAAAGTGTCAAAATCACTAGTTTCCAAAATGATATCAAGGTCACTTCCATCGATATTGATTCCAATCGGAAAAGTTCCCGCAAGAATAGGATTGTAAGTTTTAAGTTTTTGAAAGATTTGATGGTTTTCTAAAACCTGAAATATTCTTTTCTGGATATCAGACCCTATTTTCAAATAGTCCAAAGTTAGAAAGTCCATTGATGCTAATTTTTATTTTGTCAGTCTGAGGCTCTCGAAACTTCCCAAGCTGTCAGTCTGAGGCTCTCGAAGACATATTAAATTAAAAATTCAAAAACAACCTCGGATTGATCGGCTGATTGTTTTTATGAACTTCATAATGAAGATGAGGTCCCGTTGAGCGTCCGGTATTGCCAGATTTTGCGATGATCTGTCCAACTTTTACTCTATCATTGGTTTCGACTAATATCTCCGAGAGATGCCCGTAAAGCGTTGCCAAACCATTGCCGTGTTCGATGATGACACAGTTGCCATAACCGCCTTTCACGCCAGCGAAGATCACTTTCCCAGATGCAGCGCCTTTTACAGGACTTCCGTAAGCTACCGCAACGTCCAGACCTTTGTGAAACTGCATTTGGTCTTTTTCAGCTGGTGCGTTGCTGGATGCGTTTTTATCTTCTTTTACAATCGCTTGTCTTTTGATGACATTTCCAAGGCTGTCTTTTTCTTCGGAAATATTGGATGTGTTTTCTGTTTTTGAAGGGTCAACTTTCGGCGGAATTGGATTTTTTCTGATTCCAAAGTTAGAAGAGAT belongs to Chryseobacterium sp. KACC 21268 and includes:
- a CDS encoding trigger factor, coding for MNVTATNHDDVSALLTVTLEKSDYKEKVEKQLLNYAKNAQVPGFRKGKVPLSMVKKQYEAGIAFEEINKQVSEALNGYVSENKLRLVGQPVPQPVNDFDHNAESLSVAFEVGYEPEFSVDLAKYEAPHYKVEASDKEISTSVENMQKRFAERVPEEKIGKDSYVALEVSQVVEEGAEGEHNHAPKNVTISKDQKEAYDLVKKLKKDESVKVSKEDLASKEELAKQLGFSKEEAEHLHHNEVEVTVKDIYGLNLAELDQELFDKVYGKDVITTEEELKARVKTELDEYFQQNADVHFVNKILQQVNEKEEIKLPEAFLIKWLLFSNQNITSEEQAKEILENEKNIIKGQILEGKLMNDNDIQLDYAEVLGQAEQLVRNQLAIYGIHHLGDDEVQRYAAEMLKDENQVRQISSEVAMAKLKDVILEKSKKTETVISHDEFLEELKK
- a CDS encoding DUF4269 domain-containing protein: MDFLTLDYLKIGSDIQKRIFQVLENHQIFQKLKTYNPILAGTFPIGINIDGSDLDIILETSDFDTLKTLLTIEFQNQEQFSINLIEINEIESLICKFQLEEFPVELFAQNQPTHLQNSYLHMKKEFDILEKEGHEFRRKIIELKGLGLKTEPAFAKLLGLSGDPYVELLNYRK
- a CDS encoding M23 family metallopeptidase, translated to MVQFLKSKKKKNIVLILLLIACFVQALIIAKLYNGADDKVYEVNLVKINNEKDSIDHLQLKTDLAVVDQSIRSIDGFLKSKNVSDLRIEKLAQDSLQNEVYLAKVSNRYSQYLIDLEQKLQQVPLGIPTDGYISSNFGIRKNPIPPKVDPSKTENTSNISEEKDSLGNVIKRQAIVKEDKNASSNAPAEKDQMQFHKGLDVAVAYGSPVKGAASGKVIFAGVKGGYGNCVIIEHGNGLATLYGHLSEILVETNDRVKVGQIIAKSGNTGRSTGPHLHYEVHKNNQPINPRLFLNF